A segment of the Cheilinus undulatus linkage group 24, ASM1832078v1, whole genome shotgun sequence genome:
CATGTCATCAATTTGTTCTGCTTAAAGTGTCAGAGACGCTCGTACCACAGAGCCAGATGCTGAGCAGGACCAGAAAAGCCGGGTCGTCTCTGGCCCACTGGTCCTTGGTCTGTTTCCTGTAGTGAAAGTTCCTGTACACTCTCTGCGGTGACGTGAAAAGGTACAGCATCTGCCACAGAGCGAATTCGAAGTCCATCTGCCTGAAGTGGAGCAGCCGGCGCAGGTACTTGTAGCGTTTCGCACCCGCCGTGTGACGAGCTGCGTCCCTAGAACCGAGGGAGCCGTTGGTGTGAGGCGAGGTTGTCGGCAACATGGTGCTGGGGATCAGAAACAAGGATTGAAAGAGGACAAGAAAGGAATGCATTAAAGATGAGGAGGTTCAAGTGATGAAGATACACCAATGAAGCATGATAACAGCATTCTGTGCAACAGTGTGGGGTTGTAAATAACAATACTTGACAGACTTACTCTCCATGCACTATTTTGTGGCTCTGATAGGAAGAAAACCAAATTAAGGATTCCTTCTCCAATCTGCATTTTAACTGACCACCCAACTTCAGATGAGTGAAAGAAATTGGATGGATGGCAGGGTGTAAGAAAGgatgaacagatggatggataataatATAAACAGGATGCTATTAAACTGATACACTATTCCAGGTCTACTAACATAACCTGAAACCAGTCTGATGAGTTACTAAAACAACACTGATCACACACACTTCTCCACTCTAATCTCTATAAGTTACCTTTTGAATTTGATCAACTCaaaatatttctacattttactgcagaaaaaaacatttgcatatAATGACAGCAGAAAAGAGGATTAGCTATttacagcagcagtttcatGGATCAAATTGATTCATATATAACACAGTTTAACGTGATATGTACCGCAAAACAGCGATTCAGCACACAGCAACACTGATAAGTGTAATTTTCTTATGCATTGACGATGATGTTTGTTAACCGTCATAGTTAGCTTGTTGCTAACTAGTTCAGTAAGATGAGAAGGCCTAGCCTAGGCTATTTCTGATAAATGTGGCGTAAACACGACAGAGACTATTGTTTATGAACTGTATATTGATGAGTAATAATTACGAAAAATATTCACCTGTTCTGCTGTACTCCTTTAAAGGAGAAAGCACCGACTCTCGTTTGTTTCTGTAGCTTTTCGTCGGTGCTTCCTGAACTGTCGCGAAAGTGAACACGTAGTTACTTCCGGTAACCGCGAGTGTATCATGGGAAATGTAGTCAGAGTATGACGAAGCCGTgctaaagaaagaaagaaagatttaAACTGAATAAACTATATTTTGTATCTTTTAAAAGCTCAGTCTTATTCTGAAATCAAGTATCACActgggtttattcattcatttattcaccTTTGTATGTATATGTCTGTCTTCTTTAATAAATGTATCAActtatttgttttgtattttttaatttttcatgatatttttattatcagaaTTTTACTTTTCAATTGAAATCCAAAGTATTTACCCAGATTATTTatgtatgattttattttatcatggaTAAcatagaaatcttttttttcccttctacTTATTTTAtccttcattttctttatttcttattttctttattttttacttttaaaaatattatttatcatttattactctctttttcaaaaaaatgtgtttattctttttaaaatgatcttagaatattttttatttttatccttcttGTCGTATTCATATGacaaaatacaatacaagatGATACAGGGCAACACATATATTGTTTAATTCATTATAGTTTAGGCTTTTTTCCATGTCTattaaaagggttttttttccattcaagcactgtgtttattttcattattttattttattttaataaaataaatagtgcaatatatatatatatatactattaTAAtaacatattattattataaaaaatataatgaaaatcaacaaatagcattttttatttcattattattatatttattattattcatctattattattttcttatttttattttatttatgatttaatgaattgtaatttttttattgtctACATTCCAATACTGTAGGTGGCGGTAATGCACCTGCACGCTGAATACAACCTGCAATAaagacaagagaagaagaaagacacCGGGCTAGTTCCGCTCACTGCGTAATAGCAATCTGACTGGAGTAACTCTAATCACCGCTGTTCTGGTCAAGAAGGCCAAATAGCGAAAAGGTAAGAACCAGAATCATATTATGCATCCATACCTGCTTGAATCTACACGTTTCTGCAGTGTCAGACTGTCTAAAAATGAAGTCTTTGACCTTCTTACCCGGGTTAACCTGCTCACAGCTCAGCGCTGTCCGTGTCCTTGAGTAGTACTCTGAGCTAACTCTGTTAGCATGAGAGCAAGGAGTCAACACTGTTGGCGTTGGGCTGTTTACATCTCTGTAATGCTTAAAACCCATGTCTTATCAATGTAATGTTGACCTTAAGTATCTTAGAACCCCCTGGAAAAATCATATCTTTTTGTATTATTGTGTATTTGAAGTAATTTGCTTCGTTTTTGATTTAAGATTGTTGTTGACAGTTGCAGCCGAAAGCAAGTTAGCACCAATGTTAACTGTTGTTGCTGAGGTTTAAACATGTGCAGCgtgttttaaatgtatgtaaCAGATGTACAGAAACCTATTCATTTAACAGAATGAGCTTTCTTTCATCAATGATCGGGAAATTTAAGGGATTTTATATTAACAGCAACGTCTTATGGAGAGAAATCCCCAAGAAAATGCAcattatttgatattttggacatctaaatttattttattttaaatcaagaactaaaaggaaagaaaagggagCATTGTGGTATGGTTTTTCCTATTAAATATGACTGTTCAAAGTTGGCAATCTAGTTTTGTATTAATGACATTAGTGTAAGCAGTGGTAGACGAGTGCATGGAGAGGTGGACTTAGCTGACCTCAAACAGGGAAAGTGTGGGGTCATAGCAGCAGgtaatcaataaaataaaaccacaggAATGCTACACACAACATATTCACACCCACAAATAGACAGAATTAAATGCATATAGACATTTTCAAACATAGTGAATGTAAACTAGGTAGGCAAAACTAGGGTAAAAACGCTCAAGTTTTGGTGTTCGGGAAATTACACTGGCATATTCATCATGCATTGCCATTATTACTGAAGCACAATAATAATACGGGCCAGATTCTTTTAGAttgttttaaagagaaaacaacaaaagctgtttagactgtagataaatatttgcaGCATTGGTTCATATATCTTGCATGACATTCATTAAACCAGCATAGCATGATTTTACAGTACTTTATAATTTATTGTTGAGCAAAAggccttaaaaaataaatataaatatgataCAAATATAAAATCCCCATAATTCAGAAGATGACTATCTAAAATACAGTCATTTGCTCCACTGTTTccaaatatatgaaaaatacCTTGTCATGTCACTTAATGTGGGCTTACTTGGCgtcattatgattttattttttttatcaacattaatacagtttttaaaacacCTAGGACATTGCTAGGAACAAAGTacggatgcatgatattatcagtaTGGTATCGGTTTCAGCAGGTACAGAAAGTTTCTGCCAATGTTTACGACCTATTTACAGATCTGCTGTGGCTGTATGAACAAGGAAGATAGTGAAATTTTAAGCTGGACTAACAGTCTgttgtcagctgaagtctttttctttattcatcatcattccttacaccaggggtgtccaaactttttatCCACTGAGGACCACatacaaaaaatctgaaagatGGTGGGACCACTTTCAAACACTTCTCCTTTATATCAAAGTTAGTCAATCCACTGCAATTTGGGTAAAGATTTTAAGTCACGAAAAGATGCACGTAAATAAAATGccatgtcaaaatgtttgtttacagaattagcaagGTAGGTAATTCATAACATcttaacaaacttttttttgtgtgttttcttattgacagaagagtatagttttgtgttagcatcccggacgagcccccaaggtgattaaaaaaaaaaaaaaattatatatatatatatatattttctcaTCCATCAAATATAAAGTCAAGCATGAACGTCATGTTGTAATGAGGGGTATTTTTCATTTAGGTTTTAGAGTTTGCTGCAGGCCTATTAAAGATAGACAAAGGGCCACATTTGGcacctgggccatagtttggacacccctgccttaaagtgtgtttaaagggcTTGAACCTATTCATCCTTGAACTTTGAGTTGTGTGTTTTGAGGACTGAAGTttcaggtctgaactacatttaaatgttggtatcggtattggctaaaaaattttgtaaatattaacacaatggatatcagcaaaaaccaAATATTTTGCATCCCAATAATAAACCTTTGACTTGAACTCATCCTAATACAAATGTGATCAACAGCGGTGTACAAAgactttatatttaaaatatttagaaagGAAAACAAATTTGACTAAACactaaaaatcaaacagtcaTCTGATATCTGCTTTTCAGAGATGGTTAAGTGGGTAACTCTGGCACAACTTAAACAACTTCCACGGTGCATGGAGGGTGAAGAAGGtcttgaagagaacagaaatctccagcaacacttgtagtttagagaacagtTTTATTAGACCAACACATTTCGGcatgtagccttcatcagggtcatctcAGAGGTCATTTCAGGGATGGTCTCACCTGATCACTTGAGGGTTTTCTTCCTTAATGATAAACATTGAGCTCTAATAGAATCACCCCTTTGACTTCAGTTGTTCAACAGAGTTTATTGTTAAAAATGGGGTTGCAGGGATGCATCAGCTGATATCTGCCCTGTTGGCAATCATCAGAAGTCACCTGTTGGAAAAACTCAGGTTTGATTAGGGGAAAATGTTGGCGTAGTGGGCGTCTAACATGTAAAGAAGTACAAAAAAACAGTCTCTAATTTAAAGGTAGAAGAGATTAGTGGGTGCAAAAATCAGCGGATTTGCAGGAGAACATCTTCTGACTGCAGCTGTGAGTCTGATAGCAATGGCTACAACAAACATattgaattctgtttttgatCAGTGTACATCCACgaaaagttgttgtttttgacaggCTTAACTTGTTATTAATGAGTTGGCATAGTGGGAGTAAAACTCCAAAAAAATGCTAgaaaatattaatgaaaatttgagaaaagtTAGCTCACGTGATTGTCTGCCTTCTCTCACAGCGTCATGTTGCGTCTGCCAACCGTCGGCCGGGCTCTGGCCGGAGCCGCCAAGAGCAGCCTGGCTCCCTCCACTACAGGTAAgacctgtgtgtgtttgagactGAAGAGTGTTAATCTTTTCACTCATTCAGGTGTATTTATTTGTAACATATTTGGGTAGGAGCTTACATGTATACACCTCTTTGTGTTCTTTCTCAGTGCGTACTTCAGTGCGTGCAGCCAGCAACATGGTGGAGGTGTTTGTGGACGGTAAACCAGTGGAGGTGGAGCCTGGAACCACTGTGCTGCAGGTTAGCAATCTAGCAGTGGGGACTATTATGTACTGTTATGTTAAATTAATAGATCCAAACAGATTAGGGATATGATGTTTCtgttttgtctctatttttctctcactttacaaaaacaaagtgaagaAAAGTACTTGAATGTTTGGGTTTTGTTTAAGAAGTTGGCcacagcagcaacaaaaatatctaaatccttttgtttttttgttttttttttcaggcctGTGAGAAAGCAGGAATCCAGATCCCGAGGTTCTGTTACCACGAGCGCCTCTCAGTGGCTGGAAACTGTCGTATGTGTCTGGTGGAGATCGAGAAAGCTCCAAAGGTTAAAACATGCATCTGTTTGTCCTAATCAGAGAAGCTAAAAGACTCTAAGTGCATTATTTAGAGCAGAAATCCCTGTCTAGTTGGAgtattgttctgtttttgttgacatttgTGCTGTGGTGTTCTCCTCAGCCTGTTGCGGCGTGTGCAATGCCCGTTATGAAAGGCTGGAACATCCTCACCAACTCAGAGAAAACACGTAAAGCAAGGTACAAATATTGATATTCAAATGTGATGCccattttaaaatcacatttttgttaataaacttgtttgttgtgtttcacCAGAGAGGGAGTGATGGAGTTCTTGTTGGCCAATCATCCTCTGGACTGTCCGATCTGTGATCAGGGAGGAGAGTGCGACCTGCAGGTAACCAAACAAATCTAAAAGTGTAGCTGTTTCTTCAAACCCGGACCAATCCGTTTCAAAATGGACCATTCATTTGCAGTCTGTTGCTGCAGTAAACCCTGGTGTTGCATTTGTTTTCACAAATGTCCATCCAGCTTCACTCATAGATTTTAGATCCATTCTTCAACGTCAGAAAGATTTATATTTATGACAGCATGAGGGAGAAATGCTGTTAATGGGGTGCCGCTAGCCTCTTAGCTAATGGCTATGCGTATCCATCTTGGTACCCAAACAGGACAGCCTTTACTTTACTTTCCAGCTTTTAACGGTGGAAACAAAGCTTTTGAGGGAAGTCATGCAGGGCGTCAACCAAAGATCACTGTTCTCGCTGTCTGAAAATGTTATGGAAATTATATCAAGAGACACAAAACTTTTTGTTCACAGGCTAGAGGACTTTTTGAATCAGAAATAGACATTGCAAAAATATTTCCCAGGAATTTCTCATGAACACTCCACCTTCTGTGTTCCAGGATCAGTCGATGCAGTTCGGCTCAGACCGTAGTCGATTCTCAGAAGGAAAGAGAGCAGTGGAGGACAAAAACATTGGACCACTCATCAAAACCATCATGACCCGCTGCATCCAGTGCACACGCTGTGTCCGGTACCAAATATTCAAGTAAAAGCATCAGGAACAGAAAGATCATCTGCGTCCAGTGGATTTATGTCTTCTTCCTTTTTATTCTGCAGTTTTGCCAGTGAGATCGCTGGCGTCGAAGACCTGGGAACGACAGGACGAGGAAACAACCTTCAGATCGGGACGTACGTGGAGAAAATGTTCATGTCAGAGCTGTCAGGAAACGTCATCGACGTCTGCCCTGTGGGAGCGCTCACCTCCAAACCATACGCTTTCACCGCACGACCATGGGAGACCAGGTAGGAGAGAGTCCGACACCAGTGTGCTCATGTTGTACCAGTTCAAAGGTGTAATGCCAGTGCTGTTTCTGCAGGAAAACAGAGTCTGTGGACGTCCTGGATGCTGTGGGCAGCAACATCGTGGTGAGCACAAGAGGCGGCGAGGTGATGAGGATTATGCCTCGGCTGAATGAAGACGTCAACGAAGAGTGGATCTCTGACAAGACCAGGTAAAAAACCCAGACATGAGCCAGAAAAACAGGTGTTAGAGTTTTAAAGCTccacgcctgtttccttgtttctcactggtgaatccatcttgcaaagctcccttcTTAACCGttttggcccagttagaaagtgacaggaccaatcagtgatgaggggcagtactggcggagtcgtgacgtaagcaagcagcatcaagaggccagtgcaatttttgcagaagagcttagcatggatgctgcaaaagcgacagctttatcagaacttgatgacatttctttgttaaaagaaaaacaaagaacagcagtgagttgttttcttttcagaaacggcaaaagtactgacatgtcgacagtcgccatggttcgtgttattcctcggcagctgcgcacacgcacctcggtcgcagctacgtcacgtgttttgttgctctgattgagaAAGCGAAAAAAAAGAGCACCCTCCAAACAAAAATCTCCTCAAGGTGCACAACAAAAAAGACTTACTGGAAAAGAAgatgtcagcactcaaaaatgtccttttaggtAGGTTTTGTGTAGGCAAGGCACAACAGACTCATGGTTTTCTTCAACGGACACAACCCATCCGTTGTGCCTTGCCTAAATAAAACCTACCTGAAAGGACaattttgagtgctgacactttcttttcttgttgctctgattggtccgtaaagatgtgacagacagaacgtttatccaatcacactccaagtttttttttaaatcatgtgccctttccaaacacttagtattgaagcttctccagatggatgtgtgaaattgTGGTTGTTTCTTTGGGGcattcatgaaaaatgtgttctctGTAGGTTTGCTTATGATGGTCTGAAGAGACAGAGATTGACGCAGCCAATGGTGAAGGACGATTCAGGCCAGCTTACCCCGACAACGTGGGAGGACGCTCTGACTCGTGTTGCTGGAGCAGTAAGTGTTTGATCGCCCCTTACATAAatcaacaaagacaaaagaaaggaCGCCTTCATAACTGAGTATGCATGCTCAAAAACatctgtatttgtgtgtttttgcagcTGCAGAGCGTGCAGGGCAGCGAGGTTGCAGTCATCGTCGGCGGCATGGCAGATGCCGAAGCTCTGGTCGCCCTCAAAGATCTCCTCAATAGACTCGACTCAGAGAGCCTCTGCACTGAGGAGCTTTTCCCCATGGCAGGAGCAGGGTACAGTGATGCACAGATGAAGGAAATGTTTATAGAATGTCACGTTAAAAGTGTTTGAAGTCATGGCGCCCGTCTCTCTCTGCAGCACTGACCTGCGCTCTAACTACCTGTTGAACTCTCGCATCGCCGGCATCGAGGACTGCGACCTTTTGCTGCTCGTGGGAACGAATCCACGCTACGAAGCCCCGCTGTTCAATGCAAGAATCCGAAAGAGGTAAAGTCAGACGTCCTCTCTCTACCTCCTTTAGGCTTCACCTTTAATATAAATGTCACAGAGGCGTAACATGcattctcctctcagctggctcCACAACGAGCTGCAGGTAGCCATGGTGGGTCACAAAGTCGATCTGAGCTACTCGTACCAACACCTGGGAGAGGAGACGTCTGTGCTGAAGGAGCTCGCTGATGGCACACACCCCTTCTGCCAGGTAACGACGCACCTGTCACCCGGTTTAACCTTCATCCTCTTTCCCCTTAACTCACCCTCTCCTCTCCGTCTGCAGACTCTCGCAGCAGCAAAGCGTCCCGTCGTCGTCGTGGGCAGCAGCGCTCTTCAAAGAGGGGACGGGGCTGCCATCCTGAGCACCGTCTCCACCATCGCTCAGAACGCCAGAGCCAGCAGCGGCGTGGAGGAAGGCTGGAAGGTGCTCAACGTCCTGCACAGGTATGAAGGGTAGAAGCTTTGCTCGctgtttgaaaaatgtttgcatACTTAAACGTGTTTGTGTTTTGAGCAGAGTGGCCAGTCAGGTGGCTGCACTGGATCTGGGCTACAAACCTGGTGTGGACGCCATCCGGAACAACCCGCCCAAAGTCCTCTTCTTGCTTGGAGCAGATGCCGGATGCATCACCAGAGCTGACCTGCCCAAAGACAGCCTCATCATCTACCAGGGTATGTAAGCTAACCCTGAAAGCTAACCTTAGataaaaattagggatgcacaatattggatttttgctgatatccgatatgccgatactgattcattttagccaataccgatatcgataccgatatttaaatgccctttttggacaaaaagtgtCAGTCCTTTTGCACACTTAAAGGTTTAaagatgaccaaggaaacaatttttagtccttaaaaaacactttaaagttcaaagaatgaggataaattaagaaaaagacctcacctgacataggtctgttagttcagactaaaactccactaattttttaatctgtatggacaaaatttaaagtcaatatatgctgaaatacacaggcaaaatatctgatgtaaatatcggcagataTTTTAATATCTGCAAATACAGATATTTGCCCTTTAaagttcatatctgccaataccaataccagaccgataatattgtgcatccctaataaaaaTGATGCTAATTCCTGGAAATATACCGCCTCCAGGTCATCATGGAGACATCGGAGCTCCTATGGCCGACATCATCCTACCTGGCGCTGCGTACACGGAGAAAAACGCCACCTATGTGAACACTGAGGGGCGGAGCCAGCACACCCGCGTGGCTGTAACAGCTCCTGGGTTGGCGAGAGAGGACTGGAAGGTCATCAGAGCAGTTTCTGAGGTCCGTAGGGCGCCGCTTTTACAGCTCACAACTCTGCTCAAATGGCTGGtttgttgaattttaaaaacctttGTGTCTGTGCAGCTGGCTGGTGTGTCGCTGCCCTACGACTCTCTGGAGGAGGTCCGATCCAGGTTAGCCGAGGTCTCTCCTAATCTGGTCCGCTATGATGACGTGGAGGAGGCCAACTACTTCAAGCAAGCTAACGAACTCGCCAAGGTAGACGTCACTAGATTTTGGgttaatctcagtgttttctcaatattttaatttgatatctAAGCTCATTTTTACATGATTAAGAGGTGGCTTCCCCTAATCTCTGGAATAGTGTCAAATGAACATGTTACAACAGAAAAGGGAGTAAAGTTTGGTTTGAAAACAGACATAAATTCACAGATGATCACTATCTGCTGTTTTCTCAGGCTGTGAACCAGGATCTCCTCGCTGCTCCTCTGGTTCCTCCTCAAATCTCCGCAAAGGACTTCTACATGACAGGTAAGAGTGTCTGTTATCATTCAGTCTCTTAAATATGAGTAAAGAAGACAAACTAATCTCCTCCGTTTCTGGTCGTCTTTAGACTCGATCAGCAGAGCGTCACAGACGATGGCGAAGTGCGTGAAAGCCGTGACAGAAGGAGCCGCCGCCGTAGAAGAGCCGTCAGTTTGCTGAAAACTCTACGACACTGACATAAACGATAACGACTCGTCTCTGCCATAACAACACGAACACGTCTGAACTCAGCGCTGCTCCTTATTTAAAGTCGTCCTCCATGCTTAATGTAAATCGTTTTCACTCCTGCAGCTGGAACGATGTTTGTTGAATAAAAGTGAGAAATGTATGAATATGAATAAATCTTAATGTCTGTACTCCTGAACCAGCGTTCGTCTTTATTCACTGAAGCTTGGTTGGGTTTTTGCCTTTCTTCCTTGCCTCATAGTAGTGTTTAACCACTTACCTTATAGCAGTGGCggctggtgcatttttcttcGGGGGGTCTACAACAAAACCCCAATTTCATATGTATGTAAGGTatatcaaaagatgttactacacTGTGAGTGAAGTCATATTAATGTGCcctttttacctccgccaaagaggttatgtgatcggcagggtttgttcgtttgttagcaacataactcaaaaagttgtggatggattttcatgaaatttttaggaaatggcataaggaagaactgattggattttgggagCGATCTGGATCatcgtctggattcaggaatttttttaaggattctttactattgggagatagggctaatggcagaggtcagcGCTCtgcgagtgcttttctagtttacatCTGCACATGTTTGGTTGGCGAATAAATggtatataatatataatttgatatacactatattgccaaaagtatttgctcacctgacttgactcgcatatgaacttaagtgacatcccattcttaatccatagggtttaatattacattggtccaccctttgcagctataacagcttcaactcttctgggaaggctttccacaaggtttaggagtgtgttcatgggaatttttcaccattcttccagaagtgcatttgtgaggtcacacactgatgttggaccagaaggcctggctctcagtctccgctctaattcatcctaaaggtgttctatggggttgaggtcaggactctgtgcaggccagtcaagttcatccacaccaaactctctcatccatgtctttatggacct
Coding sequences within it:
- the LOC121506404 gene encoding NADH-ubiquinone oxidoreductase 75 kDa subunit, mitochondrial-like, translated to MLRLPTVGRALAGAAKSSLAPSTTVRTSVRAASNMVEVFVDGKPVEVEPGTTVLQACEKAGIQIPRFCYHERLSVAGNCRMCLVEIEKAPKPVAACAMPVMKGWNILTNSEKTRKAREGVMEFLLANHPLDCPICDQGGECDLQDQSMQFGSDRSRFSEGKRAVEDKNIGPLIKTIMTRCIQCTRCVRFASEIAGVEDLGTTGRGNNLQIGTYVEKMFMSELSGNVIDVCPVGALTSKPYAFTARPWETRKTESVDVLDAVGSNIVVSTRGGEVMRIMPRLNEDVNEEWISDKTRFAYDGLKRQRLTQPMVKDDSGQLTPTTWEDALTRVAGALQSVQGSEVAVIVGGMADAEALVALKDLLNRLDSESLCTEELFPMAGAGTDLRSNYLLNSRIAGIEDCDLLLLVGTNPRYEAPLFNARIRKSWLHNELQVAMVGHKVDLSYSYQHLGEETSVLKELADGTHPFCQTLAAAKRPVVVVGSSALQRGDGAAILSTVSTIAQNARASSGVEEGWKVLNVLHRVASQVAALDLGYKPGVDAIRNNPPKVLFLLGADAGCITRADLPKDSLIIYQGHHGDIGAPMADIILPGAAYTEKNATYVNTEGRSQHTRVAVTAPGLAREDWKVIRAVSELAGVSLPYDSLEEVRSRLAEVSPNLVRYDDVEEANYFKQANELAKAVNQDLLAAPLVPPQISAKDFYMTDSISRASQTMAKCVKAVTEGAAAVEEPSVC